The following coding sequences lie in one Cyanobacterium sp. Dongsha4 genomic window:
- a CDS encoding FAD-dependent oxidoreductase: MKKIIIVGSGIVGSAIAYELSNNSEFDITLIDEKNPGTGATGAALGILMAIISLKTKGRAWKLRELSLKRYKTLISELENFTGLSIPHNSQGIVKLLFTEDELQRYGKLAQFRASQGYKLDIWDQSLLKFHCPEIDTSSIVGAVYSPDDWQVSPTFLTKALVKGASMKGVKCIFGEKVKGLNICSENHTEVILENQSLSADIVIIATGLGTSSLLESLHIPIEIKPVLGQALLVKYDQWQSKDGFNPVITGNDIHIAPMGNHEFWLGATVEFPDSQGKVIAKDQLLKNLRSDAIAFCPSLAQAPIMLSWTGKRPRPEGKSAPIIEKLEPYNNIILATGHYRNGVLLAPATASIIKDMIT; this comes from the coding sequence ATGAAAAAAATTATTATTGTCGGTAGTGGTATTGTAGGAAGTGCGATCGCATATGAGCTTAGTAATAATTCTGAATTTGATATAACCTTAATCGATGAAAAAAATCCCGGCACGGGGGCAACAGGGGCGGCTTTAGGAATCTTAATGGCAATTATTAGTCTTAAAACGAAAGGGAGAGCGTGGAAGTTAAGGGAATTAAGTCTTAAGCGATATAAAACTTTGATTTCTGAATTGGAAAATTTCACAGGTTTATCAATTCCCCATAATTCACAGGGTATTGTCAAGTTATTATTTACAGAGGATGAACTTCAAAGATATGGAAAATTAGCTCAATTTAGGGCTTCTCAGGGCTATAAATTGGATATTTGGGATCAATCTTTATTAAAATTTCATTGTCCAGAAATTGACACTTCTTCGATAGTTGGGGCTGTGTATTCCCCTGATGATTGGCAGGTTAGTCCGACATTTTTAACTAAAGCCCTTGTTAAAGGTGCATCGATGAAAGGAGTTAAATGTATTTTCGGAGAGAAAGTTAAGGGTTTGAATATCTGTTCGGAAAATCATACTGAAGTTATTTTAGAAAATCAATCTTTATCTGCAGATATAGTAATTATAGCAACGGGTTTAGGTACTTCTTCTCTATTAGAATCACTGCATATACCCATCGAAATTAAACCAGTATTAGGACAAGCATTGTTAGTAAAATATGACCAATGGCAAAGTAAAGATGGTTTTAATCCAGTAATTACAGGAAATGATATTCATATCGCCCCTATGGGTAATCATGAGTTTTGGTTAGGGGCAACCGTTGAATTTCCCGATAGTCAGGGGAAAGTCATTGCAAAAGACCAATTATTAAAGAATTTACGCTCAGATGCGATCGCATTTTGTCCCAGTTTAGCTCAAGCTCCCATCATGTTATCATGGACAGGGAAAAGACCACGTCCCGAGGGGAAATCTGCACCTATAATTGAAAAACTAGAACCCTATAATAATATTATCCTAGCAACGGGACATTATCGTAATGGTGTTTTACTAGCTCCCGCCACAGCTTCAATAATCAAGGACATGATAACTTAG
- a CDS encoding thioredoxin family protein, translating into MARTPSVMLPLGTIAPDFSLLDTVSGKIISLRDFQGCKGLLVMFICQHCPFVKHIEQELAKIGHDYGNQNLGIVAISSNDAENYPDDSPENLKQMAEKLGFNFPFCYDETQEVAKAYQAACTPDFYLFDDDFKLVYRGQLDDSRPSLDIPVTGKDLRDAIASLLVGKPINPDQKPSLGCNIKWKS; encoded by the coding sequence ATGGCTCGAACACCATCAGTTATGTTACCATTAGGTACGATCGCACCTGATTTTAGTTTACTCGATACGGTATCAGGGAAAATAATTTCTCTGAGAGATTTTCAGGGATGCAAGGGGTTGTTGGTGATGTTTATTTGTCAACATTGTCCATTTGTGAAACACATTGAGCAAGAATTAGCCAAAATTGGTCATGACTATGGTAATCAAAATTTAGGCATTGTGGCAATTAGTAGTAACGATGCAGAAAATTACCCTGATGATTCCCCTGAAAATTTAAAGCAAATGGCAGAGAAACTCGGCTTTAATTTTCCTTTTTGCTATGATGAAACCCAAGAGGTAGCAAAAGCCTACCAAGCGGCTTGTACCCCTGATTTTTATTTATTTGATGACGATTTTAAGTTAGTATATAGAGGACAATTAGATGATAGTCGTCCTAGTTTAGATATACCTGTAACAGGAAAAGATTTACGAGATGCGATCGCATCTTTATTAGTAGGTAAGCCCATTAATCCTGATCAAAAACCGAGTCTTGGTTGTAATATCAAATGGAAAAGCTAA
- a CDS encoding restriction endonuclease subunit S codes for MTRNKHNLPDGWQWVKLESALALPSAYLRSHFHSEEAKSWKQVKFKDILTSIQNGIYKTADFYGSGYPFLRMYNIQNNSWHLTMSEIAKITLTKDELNKYCLQEGDLLISRVNSHELVGKCAYIQYDLSNYVYENMLIRLRLSQSVNSLFIAQQINSFNIRKQIQSVAKRAIGQSSINSKDIGNLILLIPSLERQREIAIELNEKMRECEKLKQALQEQLETVNQLPSALLRRAFRGES; via the coding sequence ATGACTAGAAATAAGCACAATTTGCCTGATGGTTGGCAATGGGTTAAATTAGAATCGGCTTTAGCTTTACCCTCTGCTTATCTGCGATCGCACTTCCACAGTGAAGAGGCTAAATCTTGGAAGCAAGTTAAATTTAAAGATATATTAACATCTATTCAAAACGGAATTTATAAAACTGCGGATTTCTATGGTAGTGGTTATCCTTTTCTGAGAATGTATAACATTCAGAATAATTCATGGCATTTAACAATGTCTGAAATAGCAAAAATAACTTTAACGAAAGATGAATTGAATAAATATTGTTTACAAGAAGGAGATCTTCTTATTAGTCGAGTTAATAGCCATGAACTTGTTGGTAAGTGTGCATATATTCAATATGATTTAAGTAATTATGTTTATGAAAATATGTTGATACGTCTAAGATTATCTCAATCTGTTAATTCTCTTTTTATTGCACAACAGATCAATAGTTTCAATATTCGTAAACAAATTCAGTCAGTCGCAAAGAGAGCTATTGGACAATCTTCGATCAACTCTAAAGACATTGGTAACTTAATATTATTAATCCCATCATTAGAAAGACAGAGAGAGATTGCGATCGAGCTTAACGAAAAGATGAGAGAATGTGAGAAACTGAAACAGGCATTACAAGAGCAGTTAGAGACAGTTAATCAACTACCATCCGCCTTATTAAGACGTGCCTTTAGGGGGGAATCATAA
- a CDS encoding winged helix-turn-helix domain-containing protein: MSESLPSIPSYQSLMLPILTIVADGSEYKLSEVRQTLENKLGLSNEQLDLKLPSGRQSVFSNRVGWAKTYLKKAKLVDYPRYGHLQITERGQELLKSDPIFYFFSLPISFCCRYILTHKYSLS; encoded by the coding sequence ATGTCAGAATCTTTACCTTCAATCCCCTCATATCAGTCTTTGATGTTGCCCATATTAACTATTGTTGCTGACGGAAGTGAATATAAATTATCAGAAGTCAGACAAACATTAGAAAATAAATTAGGGCTTAGTAACGAACAACTAGACTTAAAGTTACCTAGTGGCAGACAGTCTGTTTTTAGTAACAGAGTGGGTTGGGCAAAGACTTACCTTAAAAAAGCAAAGTTAGTTGACTATCCTAGGTATGGACATTTACAAATAACTGAAAGAGGACAAGAACTCTTAAAGTCTGATCCGATTTTCTATTTTTTCTCTCTGCCAATCAGCTTCTGTTGCAGATATATTCTGACTCATAAATATTCTCTAAGCTAA
- a CDS encoding DUF5615 family PIN-like protein, which yields MKIKLLLDQGLPRSSAQMLSQRGIDTIHVADIGYSTAEDEEILARAKQEKRTVVTLDADFHTLLALSQATSPSVIRIRIERLKAVAMSELLLSILPQCQDDLLKGAVVTVDANRIRLRLLPLL from the coding sequence ATGAAGATAAAGTTATTGCTTGATCAAGGGTTGCCCCGTTCGTCGGCTCAGATGTTATCACAGAGAGGAATTGATACTATTCATGTGGCAGACATCGGCTATTCTACCGCAGAAGATGAGGAAATTTTGGCAAGAGCAAAACAAGAAAAACGAACTGTTGTCACTCTCGATGCTGATTTTCATACTTTATTAGCTCTTAGTCAAGCTACTTCTCCTTCAGTAATTCGTATTCGCATTGAAAGATTAAAGGCGGTTGCGATGAGTGAATTATTATTATCTATTTTGCCTCAATGTCAGGATGATTTATTGAAAGGGGCAGTGGTTACAGTTGACGCGAACCGTATTCGTTTGCGTTTACTTCCCCTTTTGTGA
- a CDS encoding HAMP domain-containing sensor histidine kinase, with the protein MKLPKPKMSLNTRLLLSHLAVMMVGLSTFVCIAKVSSPQFFILRLEQLERRGFITFRSARTYLIDGFQTAWNRSTFWSFIVGGGSAGFLSYCLSRRIMKPLQQMKEITQQFAAGNLKERMPESDILELNQLSISFNRMASCLEDVESRRRDLVSDLTHELRTPLTVVRGYLEELAGGEIEPSLQLYANLVKETKRLERLTHDLQELSKAEAGYLPINSKSVNLLPLLKNLISRFSDQLLEEGPTLSLDSPESLPLVIADLDRTEQILVNLIGNAIRHTETGEIKIKVVEKVSYLWLEVIDTGVGIPQEDLPHVFERFWRGDRSRSSYSGGSGIGLAISKKLVELQGGKIEVKSELNKGTIFRFSLPLSK; encoded by the coding sequence ATGAAGCTACCTAAACCAAAAATGAGTCTTAATACCCGATTGCTTCTGTCTCACTTAGCGGTGATGATGGTAGGGTTGAGTACATTTGTCTGTATCGCCAAAGTATCTTCCCCTCAATTTTTTATACTACGGCTAGAACAGTTGGAAAGAAGGGGTTTTATCACATTTAGATCCGCTAGAACCTATTTAATTGATGGTTTCCAAACTGCTTGGAATCGTAGCACATTTTGGTCTTTTATTGTGGGTGGTGGCAGTGCTGGATTTTTGAGTTACTGTCTCAGTCGTCGTATTATGAAGCCTTTACAGCAAATGAAGGAAATTACCCAACAGTTTGCGGCAGGGAATTTAAAGGAAAGAATGCCCGAAAGCGATATTTTAGAGTTAAATCAACTTAGTATCAGTTTTAATCGTATGGCCAGTTGCTTAGAAGATGTAGAAAGTCGGCGACGGGATTTAGTTAGTGATTTAACCCATGAGTTACGCACCCCTTTAACAGTGGTTAGAGGATATTTGGAGGAGTTAGCAGGAGGAGAAATAGAACCTTCTCTTCAATTATATGCTAATTTAGTGAAAGAAACTAAGCGATTAGAACGTTTAACCCACGATTTACAGGAATTATCAAAAGCAGAAGCTGGTTATCTGCCTATTAATTCAAAATCTGTCAATTTACTTCCTTTATTAAAAAATTTAATTTCTCGATTTTCTGACCAATTACTAGAAGAAGGGCCTACTTTAAGCCTTGATTCCCCTGAAAGTTTGCCTTTAGTTATAGCAGATCTCGATCGCACTGAACAAATTTTAGTTAACCTTATTGGTAATGCCATCAGACATACGGAAACAGGAGAGATAAAGATTAAGGTGGTAGAAAAAGTCTCTTATCTGTGGTTAGAAGTGATTGATACAGGTGTTGGTATTCCTCAAGAAGATTTACCCCATGTTTTTGAAAGATTTTGGAGAGGCGATCGCTCTCGTTCGAGTTATTCTGGAGGTAGTGGTATTGGTCTAGCTATTTCTAAGAAACTGGTAGAATTACAAGGAGGGAAAATAGAAGTAAAAAGTGAATTAAACAAAGGTACTATTTTCCGTTTTTCTCTACCCTTGAGTAAATAA
- a CDS encoding N-6 DNA methylase codes for MTKNNIKQFNTQQSLNSYIKGICDIMRRSNCTSALQYVPELTWLLFLRILDDIEQQEAEGMEVLGLDFHYSLKYPYRWQDWASPNGTKRLELTMSGNLGDFMNFVNGGYDNDGKPFGLLPTLKTLKDQPKATPRQKIISEVLSATDKVRIDSERNLLDVLDKVHEIRNVDDTHIFPISQVYEGLLLKMGEKNNDGGQFFTPREVIRAIVTTIDPQIGETVYDPASGTGGFLAQTYEHISNQLGDDITAEQLETLKHQTFYGREKENLIYPIALANLMLHGIDQPNLWHGNTLTGSAVYGDLFKNAPQLFDVILTNPPFGGKEHKEVQAKFSYKTSATQVLFLQHLIDSLNHNGRCGVVLDEGVLFRTNETAFVQTKKKLLNDCDLWCIISLPAGTFAAAGGGVKANILFFTKGKPTEKIWYYDLSEVKVTKRQPLTSKHFEEFLELLPDRQDSERSWTVTREEIEQKNYDLKAVNPNIKVEEDDRTPEELIQFIETKSQEVQLVLNNLRKG; via the coding sequence ATGACTAAAAATAACATCAAACAATTTAACACCCAACAAAGCCTCAACAGCTATATTAAAGGTATCTGTGACATTATGAGGCGATCGAACTGTACCAGTGCCTTACAATACGTTCCCGAATTAACATGGTTGTTATTTTTGCGTATCCTTGATGACATCGAACAACAAGAAGCCGAAGGCATGGAAGTATTAGGCTTAGACTTTCATTACTCCCTTAAATACCCTTATCGTTGGCAAGATTGGGCATCTCCTAACGGCACAAAACGGCTAGAGTTAACCATGAGTGGCAACTTAGGGGATTTTATGAACTTCGTTAACGGCGGTTACGACAATGACGGTAAACCCTTTGGTTTGTTACCCACCCTCAAAACCTTAAAAGATCAACCGAAAGCCACTCCTAGACAAAAAATTATCAGCGAAGTTCTCTCCGCTACCGATAAAGTAAGAATTGATAGTGAGCGTAACTTACTAGATGTTTTGGATAAAGTCCACGAAATCCGCAACGTTGACGATACCCACATCTTCCCCATATCCCAAGTATATGAAGGATTACTGTTGAAAATGGGGGAGAAAAATAATGATGGTGGGCAATTCTTCACTCCTAGAGAAGTCATAAGGGCGATTGTCACTACCATTGATCCCCAAATAGGAGAAACCGTCTATGATCCAGCCAGTGGTACAGGAGGCTTCCTTGCTCAAACCTACGAACATATTAGCAATCAATTAGGGGATGACATCACCGCCGAACAATTAGAGACGCTTAAACATCAAACCTTTTACGGTAGAGAAAAAGAAAACCTGATTTATCCCATCGCCTTAGCGAACCTTATGTTACACGGTATTGATCAACCGAACCTATGGCATGGTAACACCTTAACAGGTAGTGCCGTCTATGGCGACTTGTTTAAAAATGCCCCTCAATTATTTGATGTTATCCTCACTAATCCGCCCTTTGGTGGTAAAGAACATAAAGAAGTACAGGCAAAGTTTAGTTATAAAACCAGTGCCACTCAAGTTCTTTTTTTACAACACTTAATTGACAGTCTCAATCATAACGGTAGATGCGGAGTCGTGTTAGATGAAGGGGTATTATTCCGCACCAATGAAACCGCCTTTGTGCAAACCAAGAAGAAACTACTCAATGATTGTGATTTATGGTGTATTATCAGCCTTCCTGCGGGGACATTTGCGGCGGCTGGAGGGGGAGTTAAAGCCAATATTCTATTTTTCACCAAAGGTAAACCCACTGAGAAAATTTGGTATTATGACTTATCTGAGGTGAAAGTTACTAAACGTCAACCCCTAACCTCTAAACACTTTGAGGAATTTTTAGAGTTACTCCCTGATAGACAAGACAGTGAGAGAAGTTGGACTGTTACCCGTGAGGAAATAGAACAGAAAAACTATGATCTCAAAGCCGTCAATCCAAATATAAAAGTAGAGGAGGACGATCGAACCCCTGAAGAACTGATACAATTCATAGAAACTAAAAGTCAAGAAGTACAACTTGTACTAAATAATCTAAGAAAAGGATAA
- a CDS encoding M28 family peptidase produces the protein MEMEGCNLILKLEGNSPQLAPILIGAHYDGVPDTAAADDNGTAVVALLQLAEIFAQQSLNHSLWLVAFDQEEWGMRGSKALARQLKQQKQPLKLMISLEMLGFTSEVQNYPQPEMYHLFGSKGDYLALVANQEIYLLVQEMNKIFSRHLPTRFLCVPDRGASFPEITLSDHSPFWECGYDGLLLTDTAFLRNPNYHKHSDTIASLDLDFFAKVVEGLILVTKHLTHS, from the coding sequence ATGGAAATGGAAGGCTGTAACCTAATCCTTAAACTCGAAGGCAATAGTCCCCAATTAGCTCCGATTCTCATTGGTGCCCACTATGACGGTGTACCAGATACTGCGGCAGCAGATGATAACGGCACGGCGGTGGTGGCTTTACTTCAACTGGCGGAAATATTTGCCCAACAATCTTTAAATCACTCTCTGTGGTTAGTGGCATTTGATCAGGAAGAATGGGGCATGAGAGGAAGTAAGGCTTTAGCACGACAGTTAAAACAGCAAAAACAACCTTTGAAGTTAATGATTTCATTGGAAATGTTAGGTTTTACCAGTGAGGTTCAAAATTATCCTCAACCTGAGATGTATCATTTATTTGGTAGTAAAGGTGATTATTTAGCCCTCGTTGCTAATCAGGAAATATACTTACTGGTACAGGAGATGAATAAAATTTTTAGTCGTCATTTACCGACAAGGTTTCTCTGTGTGCCTGATAGGGGGGCTAGTTTTCCTGAAATAACTTTGAGTGATCATTCTCCCTTCTGGGAATGTGGTTATGACGGCTTATTGTTGACCGATACTGCGTTTTTGCGAAACCCTAACTATCATAAACATAGCGACACTATTGCTAGTCTGGATTTAGACTTTTTTGCCAAAGTGGTGGAAGGATTGATTTTAGTGACAAAACATTTAACACACAGTTAA
- a CDS encoding DUF433 domain-containing protein, translating to MRLDRVTFNPKQMNGQPCIRNLRLTVKRVIELLATYPDRTELFQEFPELQEEDIQQALIFASSYFEDRVIELGNEDKVIA from the coding sequence ATGAGACTAGATAGAGTTACTTTTAATCCTAAACAGATGAATGGCCAACCTTGCATCCGTAACTTACGCTTAACGGTAAAACGGGTTATTGAGTTATTAGCTACTTATCCCGATCGCACGGAGTTGTTTCAAGAATTTCCAGAATTGCAAGAAGAAGACATCCAACAGGCATTAATTTTCGCTTCCAGTTATTTTGAAGATCGAGTTATTGAGTTAGGCAATGAAGATAAAGTTATTGCTTGA
- a CDS encoding phenylpyruvate tautomerase MIF-related protein codes for MPLIKVQTSIANPDQEKVKDLLKNLSSKLAKHLGKPESYVMTIFESDLPMSFAGTFDPVCYLEIKSVGTMSSSQTKTMSEDFCNIINNNLGVSKNRIYIEFADAKGYLWGWNGSTF; via the coding sequence ATGCCTTTAATCAAAGTTCAAACATCTATAGCCAATCCTGATCAAGAAAAAGTCAAAGATTTATTGAAGAATTTATCCAGTAAATTAGCCAAACATTTAGGTAAGCCAGAATCTTATGTAATGACAATATTTGAATCTGATTTACCCATGAGTTTCGCAGGTACTTTTGACCCTGTTTGCTATTTAGAAATTAAAAGTGTTGGTACAATGAGTTCTAGTCAAACTAAGACAATGAGCGAAGATTTTTGCAACATTATAAATAATAATTTAGGTGTGTCTAAAAATCGTATATATATCGAATTTGCCGACGCAAAAGGATATTTATGGGGCTGGAATGGATCGACTTTCTAA
- a CDS encoding YgiT-type zinc finger protein has product MNKPYPQETFTNALVTYTLELEGKIYIFENVPARICQETGERLFSPETVEKIQQIIWDNKPPQKYI; this is encoded by the coding sequence ATGAATAAACCTTATCCCCAAGAAACATTTACTAATGCCCTCGTTACCTATACCCTTGAACTAGAGGGAAAAATCTATATCTTTGAAAATGTCCCCGCTAGAATTTGCCAAGAAACAGGAGAGCGATTATTTAGCCCTGAAACTGTTGAGAAAATACAACAAATAATCTGGGATAATAAGCCACCGCAGAAATATATTTAA
- a CDS encoding DUF1824 family protein: MNDKTNQALALLKSYSCLQLKTIKSEQEKQELESSIKLIVNLSDEQNFGICASNSLEAFNTLKNYLKALGYEENIDIEKSTENKPVYLKFSTERKSYHISDYSGDYRGVLITIFADFNEEIIGTYGHFPLNLFN, from the coding sequence ATGAATGACAAAACAAACCAAGCCCTAGCTTTACTAAAAAGTTATAGTTGCTTACAATTAAAAACCATTAAATCAGAACAAGAAAAACAAGAATTAGAATCAAGTATAAAACTAATTGTCAATCTTTCTGATGAGCAAAATTTTGGCATTTGTGCGTCTAATTCTCTCGAAGCCTTTAATACTCTAAAAAATTATTTGAAAGCCCTAGGCTATGAAGAAAATATAGACATAGAAAAAAGCACAGAAAATAAACCCGTTTATTTAAAGTTTAGTACCGAAAGAAAATCTTATCATATTAGCGATTATTCAGGAGATTATCGAGGAGTTTTGATTACTATTTTTGCCGATTTCAATGAAGAAATTATTGGTACTTATGGGCATTTTCCCCTTAATTTATTCAATTAA
- a CDS encoding type I restriction-modification enzyme R subunit C-terminal domain-containing protein, translating to MFIIDECHRSAWGKWSLVLTRNPSAVQIGLTATPRKLETTEDTPEVREDLQITADNVRYFGEPVYEYDIGQGIEDGYLAVCSIHPRNINLDHTGITIEEILARNPVDSITGQPVTEEEIRERYECTSYERRIELPDRVLVMCQDLFSALVQRGKPEQKTVIFCVSDKHADEVAITMNNIYVDWCGQNNRQPLPDYAFKCTAKSSGNDYLPDLKESSRSHFIATTVDLLTTGVDVPPLENIVFFRYMRSPLTFYQMIGRGTRLHPPSGKLMFRVYDYTNATRLFGVEFLTKLSPRKDDKTGNKVKEKGGSYNVESQKIITVEGFDVRISAGQKSILTMVNGETIPVSVEEYRERLGKRLMEEVSNIALFREIWIKPNTRNQLMSILPDGGRSPLVLRAVSELEDYDLFDILGELGYGIQLRTRKQRAEAFEYKQEKWLEMMPEATGATIKAITAQFAQNGTEELENPKLFQLPMVKKAGGIGALKEFGDPKELLLDTKMRLFAA from the coding sequence CTGTTTATTATAGATGAGTGTCATAGATCTGCGTGGGGTAAATGGTCATTAGTTTTAACTCGTAATCCTTCTGCGGTGCAAATTGGTTTAACTGCTACTCCTCGCAAGTTAGAGACTACCGAAGACACTCCCGAAGTGAGGGAAGATTTACAGATTACGGCGGATAATGTCCGTTATTTTGGTGAGCCTGTTTATGAGTATGATATTGGGCAAGGTATTGAGGATGGTTATTTAGCGGTTTGTTCTATTCACCCTCGTAATATCAATTTAGATCATACTGGGATTACTATTGAGGAGATTTTGGCACGAAATCCAGTGGATAGTATTACAGGGCAACCCGTCACTGAGGAGGAGATTCGAGAGCGTTATGAGTGTACTAGCTATGAGCGTCGCATAGAGCTTCCAGATCGAGTTTTAGTGATGTGCCAAGACTTATTCTCGGCTTTAGTACAAAGGGGCAAACCTGAGCAAAAAACTGTTATCTTCTGTGTCAGTGATAAACACGCTGATGAGGTGGCTATTACCATGAATAATATTTATGTGGATTGGTGTGGTCAAAATAACCGTCAGCCTTTGCCTGATTATGCTTTTAAATGCACTGCAAAAAGTTCTGGTAATGATTATTTACCTGATTTAAAGGAGTCTTCGAGAAGTCATTTTATCGCTACTACGGTTGATTTGTTGACGACTGGGGTGGATGTACCTCCGTTGGAAAATATCGTTTTCTTTCGTTATATGCGATCGCCCCTCACTTTTTATCAGATGATTGGTAGGGGTACAAGGTTACATCCGCCTTCGGGTAAGTTGATGTTTCGAGTTTATGACTATACCAATGCTACTCGTTTATTTGGGGTGGAGTTTTTGACTAAGTTATCACCCCGTAAGGATGATAAGACAGGCAATAAAGTTAAGGAGAAGGGCGGTAGTTATAATGTGGAATCTCAAAAAATTATTACTGTGGAAGGTTTTGATGTACGCATTAGTGCAGGGCAAAAGTCTATTTTAACGATGGTAAATGGTGAGACGATTCCGGTGAGTGTGGAGGAATACCGAGAAAGGTTAGGGAAACGGTTAATGGAGGAGGTGTCGAATATCGCTCTATTTCGAGAGATTTGGATTAAGCCTAATACCCGTAATCAGTTAATGAGTATTTTACCTGATGGGGGGCGATCGCCTCTAGTGTTAAGAGCAGTATCGGAGTTGGAAGACTATGATTTGTTTGATATTCTAGGGGAATTGGGTTATGGTATTCAGTTACGCACCCGAAAACAACGGGCAGAAGCCTTTGAGTATAAGCAAGAAAAATGGTTAGAAATGATGCCAGAAGCCACCGGAGCGACTATAAAAGCCATTACAGCTCAATTTGCTCAAAATGGTACGGAAGAGCTAGAAAACCCTAAATTATTTCAGTTACCAATGGTGAAAAAAGCAGGGGGAATCGGTGCTTTAAAAGAGTTTGGCGATCCTAAAGAGTTATTATTAGACACTAAAATGAGGTTATTTGCGGCATGA
- a CDS encoding DUF433 domain-containing protein — MTSLMLKKVIEEVNQLDFDDQLDLILYLKNKTEKFNKNTIINNDFISQNDDILGGELCIKGTRISVESVLENLASGQTKEQLIASYPSLSLDAIEGAIEFAQSLDNDHYLRKLFDSFIQKY, encoded by the coding sequence ATGACCAGTTTAATGTTAAAAAAAGTAATTGAAGAAGTTAATCAACTAGATTTTGATGACCAGTTAGATTTAATATTATATCTAAAAAATAAAACGGAAAAGTTTAATAAAAATACTATTATCAATAATGATTTTATTAGTCAAAATGATGATATTCTAGGGGGTGAACTTTGCATTAAAGGTACTAGAATATCTGTCGAATCAGTATTAGAAAATTTGGCTTCTGGACAAACTAAAGAACAATTAATTGCTTCTTATCCTAGTCTTTCTTTAGATGCTATTGAAGGTGCGATCGAGTTTGCTCAATCTTTAGATAATGATCATTATTTAAGAAAATTATTTGATTCTTTTATCCAAAAATATTAA